The following proteins are encoded in a genomic region of Sphingopyxis sp. YF1:
- a CDS encoding ligase-associated DNA damage response DEXH box helicase, with the protein MPLPPVFTDWFAARGWRVRRHQAEMLAAAQSNRHALLVAATGAGKTLAGFLPTLVDLAAQPSDRLHTLYVSPLKALAADVERNLLGPIEDMALAISVESRSGDTSSDRKARQRSRPPNILLTTPESLSLLLSYSDSFAMFADLKTVVIDEIHAFAPGKRGDLLSLALSRLQKIAPAMRRVGLSATIADPRQYAAWLAPEAVGDAVTIVEGEPGAEPDISILLPAGAVPWAGHSGRYAVHQVMEEIAKNRTTIIFCNTRGLAELIFQELWKVNDLSLPIGIHHGSLDREARQRAEAAMAEGRLRALVATSSLDLGLDWGDVDCVIQMGAPKGSSRLLQRIGRANHRLDEPSRALIVPGNRFEYLEAQAALDAVEAGERDADRFRPGAIDVLAQHVMAVACAAPFDETALLEEIRSAAPYRWINATTFARLLGFVRDGGYALKSYDRFRRLAPDGQGGWRIAHPRLAAQHRLNAGIIVDAPTLDVRFKNGRRLGSVEEYFASTLSPGDTFAFAGLSLEVEAIRDMDLLVRATTRPARIPSYVGARMALTTRLADRVRGFLAEPASWVRFPEDVRFWLEMQQLRSVLPRTGELLVETFPHEGHHYLVVYPFEGWNAHQSLGMLISKRMERAGLQPLGFVASDYALAIWSLKPVTDPAGLFDAAILEDEFVEWVEGSHLLKRAFREVAVIGGLIERQHPGKRKTGKQVTFSTDLIFDVLRKYEPDHLLLEAAWADARERLTDVARLGDLLDRAAGTMLHRDLSRISPLAVPVLVLIGRENVAAADIDDALLGELADSLAVQAIGER; encoded by the coding sequence ATGCCCCTTCCGCCCGTCTTCACGGATTGGTTCGCGGCGCGCGGATGGCGCGTCCGGCGCCATCAGGCAGAGATGCTCGCGGCGGCGCAGAGCAACAGGCATGCGCTTCTTGTCGCGGCAACGGGGGCGGGCAAGACGCTGGCGGGCTTTTTGCCGACCCTGGTCGATCTGGCCGCGCAGCCCTCGGACCGGCTGCATACCCTCTATGTGTCGCCGCTGAAGGCGCTCGCCGCCGATGTCGAACGCAACCTGCTCGGGCCGATCGAGGACATGGCGCTGGCGATCAGCGTCGAGAGCCGCAGCGGCGACACCAGTTCGGACAGAAAGGCGCGTCAGCGTAGCCGGCCGCCCAACATCCTGCTGACCACCCCCGAATCGCTGTCGCTCCTGCTCTCCTATTCCGACAGCTTCGCGATGTTCGCCGATTTGAAGACGGTGGTAATCGACGAGATCCACGCTTTCGCGCCGGGCAAGCGTGGCGACCTTCTGAGCCTCGCGTTGTCGCGGCTTCAGAAAATCGCCCCCGCAATGCGTCGTGTCGGGCTGTCCGCGACGATTGCGGACCCCCGGCAATATGCCGCGTGGCTTGCGCCCGAAGCGGTGGGAGATGCAGTAACGATCGTCGAAGGCGAGCCGGGCGCCGAGCCCGACATATCGATCCTGCTGCCCGCGGGAGCGGTGCCCTGGGCCGGGCATTCGGGGCGCTATGCGGTGCACCAGGTCATGGAAGAGATCGCCAAGAACCGCACGACGATTATCTTCTGCAACACGCGCGGGCTCGCCGAACTGATCTTCCAGGAGCTGTGGAAGGTCAACGATCTGTCGCTGCCGATCGGCATCCATCACGGCAGCCTGGACCGTGAAGCACGCCAGCGCGCCGAAGCGGCGATGGCCGAGGGGCGGCTTCGCGCGCTGGTCGCGACGTCGAGCCTCGATCTCGGGCTCGACTGGGGCGACGTCGACTGCGTGATACAGATGGGCGCTCCCAAGGGCAGTTCGCGGCTGCTCCAGCGCATCGGGCGTGCCAACCACCGGCTGGACGAGCCGAGTCGTGCGCTGATCGTGCCGGGCAACCGCTTTGAATATCTCGAAGCACAGGCCGCTCTTGACGCCGTGGAGGCGGGCGAGCGCGACGCGGACCGCTTCCGCCCCGGCGCGATCGATGTGCTCGCGCAGCATGTGATGGCGGTCGCCTGCGCCGCGCCTTTCGACGAGACCGCGTTGCTCGAAGAAATCCGCTCGGCGGCTCCCTATCGCTGGATAAATGCGACGACCTTTGCGCGACTGCTCGGTTTCGTGCGCGACGGGGGCTATGCGCTCAAGAGCTATGACCGTTTCCGCCGGCTGGCGCCCGACGGGCAGGGGGGCTGGCGGATCGCGCATCCGCGACTCGCTGCTCAGCATCGGCTCAACGCCGGGATCATCGTCGACGCGCCCACGCTCGACGTGCGGTTCAAAAACGGACGCCGGCTCGGCAGCGTCGAGGAGTATTTCGCGAGCACGCTGAGTCCTGGTGACACATTCGCCTTTGCCGGGCTGAGTCTGGAGGTCGAGGCGATCCGCGACATGGACCTGCTGGTGCGCGCGACGACGCGGCCCGCGCGCATCCCTTCCTATGTCGGCGCGCGCATGGCCCTGACGACGCGGCTCGCCGACCGGGTACGCGGCTTCCTTGCCGAGCCGGCCAGTTGGGTACGCTTTCCTGAGGATGTGCGCTTCTGGCTCGAGATGCAGCAATTGCGGTCGGTGCTGCCGCGGACCGGCGAATTGCTCGTCGAGACCTTCCCTCACGAAGGTCATCATTATCTCGTCGTCTATCCGTTCGAAGGCTGGAATGCACATCAGTCGCTGGGCATGCTGATTTCGAAGCGGATGGAGCGGGCGGGATTGCAGCCGCTGGGTTTCGTCGCGTCGGATTATGCGCTGGCGATCTGGTCGCTCAAGCCCGTGACAGATCCCGCGGGGCTGTTCGATGCAGCGATCCTCGAAGACGAGTTCGTCGAATGGGTCGAGGGATCGCACCTGCTCAAGCGTGCGTTCCGCGAGGTCGCGGTGATCGGGGGGCTGATCGAGCGTCAGCATCCCGGCAAGCGCAAGACGGGCAAGCAGGTAACTTTCTCGACCGACCTGATCTTTGACGTGTTGCGCAAATATGAGCCCGACCATCTGCTGCTCGAAGCCGCGTGGGCCGACGCGCGCGAGCGGTTGACCGATGTTGCGCGGCTTGGCGACCTGCTCGACCGCGCGGCGGGAACGATGCTTCACCGGGACCTGTCGCGGATCAGTCCGCTAGCGGTTCCCGTGTTGGTGCTGATCGGGCGCGAGAATGTCGCGGCCGCGGATATCGATGATGCGCTGCTCGGAGAGCTGGCGGACAGTCTGGCGGTTCAGGCAATCGGGGAGAGGTGA
- a CDS encoding ribonuclease J: MTKPGKELLFLALGGSGEIGMNANLYGCDGKWIMLDLGVTFGTHDYPGIDIIMPDLEFIEDRKKDLLGIVLTHGHEDHIGALPYLAADLGVPLYANRFTAGLIAHKLAEEGLEKEVKIHTVDIDAQFQLGPFGIRLMPLAHSILEMSAAVIDTPYGRVFHTGDWKLDADPVLGIPSSASALTAIGDEGVDVLVCDSTNAFNADASGSEGDLYDGLLEAVGEARGRVIVTTFASNAARLATLGRVATETGRTLCVAGRSLDRILGVARSVGYLKDFPATVDFDEAMRLPRDKLMVIATGGQGEARAALARMASDNHQIKLQAGDTVVFSSKQIPGNEVAIGRIMNQLAARDVLTVTEKQAHIHVSGHPGQPELAALYGWLRPKLVLPVHGEIRHMHEQARFALERGVPGMLVQENGDLCRLAPGPAKIVERVRSGRLILDGDVILPADGETINERRKLALNGQISVATIFSEGRFVESAVSYRGVPVEDDREAFVDEMREAAEMAAVAPTKDREKLREAIRLGVRRIATDWTGKKPVVDVMLIDI; the protein is encoded by the coding sequence ATGACCAAGCCCGGCAAGGAACTGCTCTTTCTCGCGCTCGGCGGCTCGGGCGAGATCGGAATGAACGCCAATCTCTATGGCTGTGACGGCAAATGGATCATGCTGGACCTCGGCGTGACCTTTGGCACGCATGATTATCCCGGCATCGACATCATCATGCCCGACCTCGAATTCATCGAGGACCGCAAGAAGGATTTGCTCGGGATCGTGCTCACCCACGGGCATGAGGATCATATCGGGGCTTTGCCCTATCTCGCCGCCGACCTCGGCGTGCCGCTTTACGCCAACCGCTTCACCGCCGGGCTGATCGCGCACAAGCTCGCCGAAGAGGGGCTGGAGAAAGAGGTCAAGATCCATACCGTCGACATCGACGCGCAGTTCCAGCTTGGCCCCTTCGGTATCCGCCTGATGCCGCTCGCCCACTCGATCCTCGAGATGAGCGCGGCGGTAATCGATACGCCTTATGGACGTGTCTTTCACACCGGCGACTGGAAACTCGACGCCGATCCGGTGCTAGGTATCCCGTCGAGCGCGTCGGCGCTGACCGCGATCGGCGATGAGGGAGTCGACGTCCTCGTCTGCGATTCGACCAACGCCTTCAACGCCGACGCCTCGGGTAGCGAGGGCGACCTCTATGATGGTCTGCTTGAGGCAGTCGGAGAAGCGCGCGGACGCGTCATCGTCACCACCTTCGCCTCGAATGCGGCGCGGCTCGCGACACTGGGGCGGGTCGCGACAGAAACCGGGCGCACACTGTGCGTCGCCGGGCGCTCGCTCGACCGAATCCTCGGCGTTGCGCGCTCGGTCGGCTATCTGAAAGATTTCCCGGCGACGGTCGATTTCGACGAGGCGATGCGGCTGCCCCGCGACAAGCTCATGGTGATCGCGACGGGCGGGCAGGGCGAGGCGCGAGCCGCACTCGCGCGCATGGCGTCGGACAACCACCAGATCAAGCTGCAGGCGGGCGACACCGTGGTCTTCTCGTCGAAGCAGATTCCCGGCAATGAGGTCGCGATCGGCCGCATCATGAACCAGCTCGCCGCGCGGGATGTGCTGACGGTGACCGAGAAGCAGGCACATATTCATGTCAGCGGTCATCCCGGACAGCCTGAACTCGCTGCACTTTACGGTTGGCTGCGCCCGAAACTGGTGCTGCCGGTGCATGGCGAGATCCGACACATGCACGAACAGGCACGCTTCGCGCTCGAACGCGGCGTTCCCGGCATGCTGGTGCAGGAAAATGGTGATCTTTGCCGTCTGGCACCGGGACCGGCGAAGATCGTCGAGCGCGTTCGTTCAGGACGCCTGATCCTCGATGGCGACGTCATCCTGCCCGCCGACGGCGAGACGATCAACGAGCGGCGCAAGCTTGCACTCAACGGTCAGATTTCGGTCGCGACTATCTTTTCCGAAGGTCGTTTCGTCGAGAGTGCGGTCAGTTATCGCGGCGTGCCGGTGGAGGATGACCGCGAGGCGTTTGTCGATGAAATGCGCGAAGCCGCCGAAATGGCTGCGGTCGCGCCCACAAAGGACCGCGAGAAACTGCGCGAGGCAATCCGCCTCGGTGTGCGCCGTATCGCGACCGACTGGACAGGCAAGAAGCCGGTGGTCGACGTGATGCTCATTGATATCTGA
- a CDS encoding biotin--[acetyl-CoA-carboxylase] ligase: MERIAQTGSTNADLLARLAGGERVGEGHWLVADRQIAGRGRLGRAWGDGLGNFMGSTVVHLGAGDPIAATLALMAGVALARTVQTLAPAVDFRLKWPNDVLVDGAKCSGILLERSGDAVVIGIGVNLVSAPELPDRATACFADKGAAIDRDRFADTLAVAMVDALWTWRQTGIESIVRAWLPLGHPVGTPLHVSEQAIDGLFDGLAPDGALRLRRDDGETMLIHAGDIELRRPVEEGK, encoded by the coding sequence ATCGAGCGGATCGCGCAGACAGGTTCGACCAACGCCGACCTGCTGGCGCGGCTGGCAGGCGGCGAGCGTGTTGGCGAGGGGCACTGGCTCGTCGCTGACCGCCAGATCGCCGGGCGTGGCCGCCTGGGTCGCGCATGGGGCGACGGGCTCGGCAATTTTATGGGTTCGACCGTGGTCCACCTCGGTGCAGGCGATCCGATCGCGGCGACGCTCGCGCTGATGGCCGGGGTCGCACTCGCCCGGACCGTCCAAACACTTGCGCCTGCCGTCGATTTCCGACTCAAATGGCCGAACGACGTGCTCGTCGATGGCGCAAAATGCTCGGGCATACTGCTCGAACGGAGCGGCGATGCAGTGGTGATCGGAATCGGGGTCAATCTGGTCTCTGCGCCCGAGTTGCCCGACCGTGCAACCGCTTGCTTCGCCGACAAGGGCGCCGCGATCGACCGGGACCGTTTTGCCGATACGCTGGCGGTGGCGATGGTCGACGCGCTCTGGACGTGGCGGCAGACTGGGATCGAGAGCATCGTTCGCGCGTGGTTGCCGCTCGGCCACCCGGTTGGAACACCGCTGCATGTGTCGGAGCAGGCGATCGACGGCCTTTTCGACGGCCTTGCCCCCGATGGGGCGCTACGCTTGCGCCGGGATGACGGGGAGACCATGCTGATCCACGCAGGCGACATTGAATTGCGCCGTCCGGTCGAGGAAGGAAAGTAG
- a CDS encoding DUF1467 family protein: MKWTSALAIFTLFWVFSAFFVLPFHGRRADDESQPLIAGQDRGAPATFRPKRILLQMTITAAICFVFYYIAYVNGWADPDVITGRA, encoded by the coding sequence ATGAAATGGACCTCCGCGCTGGCGATCTTCACGCTCTTCTGGGTGTTCAGCGCCTTCTTCGTGCTGCCTTTCCACGGCCGTCGCGCAGACGACGAATCCCAGCCGCTGATCGCCGGACAGGATCGAGGCGCACCAGCCACCTTCCGGCCCAAGCGCATCCTGTTGCAGATGACGATCACCGCGGCGATTTGCTTCGTGTTCTACTACATCGCCTATGTGAATGGCTGGGCCGATCCCGACGTTATTACCGGACGCGCTTGA
- the nuoN gene encoding NADH-quinone oxidoreductase subunit NuoN encodes MTADLALIWPELILTIGGLVTLMLGTFLGDRNTRLYQLSSLLTLAAAAVAVVALFGVNASVFSGTLSVDAFGGFAKLLIYAASFVCILVAPRFFGAGMRAEYPALILFAALGMGIMASSRDLMTLYVGLELNSLAAYVLASFMRNDDRSSEAGLKYFVLGALASGILLYGVTLLYGFSGTTDFAGIAKAMDGGLNIGLIFGIVFVLAGLAFKVSAVPFHMWTPDVYEGAPTPVTTFFASAPKVAGMAMMTRVVIDAMGPAGTAWQQIVIFLALASIILGAVGAIGQKNIKRLLAYSSINNVGFMLIALAAGTQAGVEAVLTYMLVYVVTTIGSFLVVLQLRDADGNQIESIPALAGLSQYRPGLAAAMAVFLFSLAGIPPLFGFWPKYLAFEAAVNAGLVPLAVAGIVASVIGAYYYIMIIKTMYFDDRSDVEISGGGNAVEGAIVTVSALWLSVIGYLFIPTLAVASAYAAAVLF; translated from the coding sequence ATGACCGCCGATCTCGCGCTCATCTGGCCCGAACTGATCCTGACGATCGGCGGGCTGGTCACGCTGATGCTCGGGACCTTCCTGGGCGATCGCAACACCCGCCTCTACCAGCTCTCGTCGCTGTTGACGCTCGCCGCCGCGGCGGTCGCAGTGGTCGCGCTGTTCGGGGTCAACGCCTCGGTCTTTTCGGGCACCCTGTCGGTCGACGCGTTCGGCGGCTTCGCCAAGCTGCTGATCTATGCGGCCAGCTTCGTGTGCATCCTCGTCGCGCCGCGCTTCTTCGGGGCGGGGATGCGGGCCGAGTATCCGGCGCTGATCCTCTTCGCCGCGCTCGGCATGGGCATCATGGCCTCGTCGCGCGACCTGATGACTCTTTACGTCGGGCTCGAACTCAACAGCCTCGCGGCCTATGTGCTTGCCAGCTTCATGCGCAACGACGACCGGTCGAGTGAAGCGGGGCTCAAATATTTCGTCCTCGGCGCACTTGCCAGCGGCATCCTGCTCTATGGTGTGACGCTGCTCTACGGTTTCAGCGGGACGACCGACTTCGCGGGCATCGCCAAGGCGATGGACGGCGGACTCAACATCGGACTGATCTTCGGTATCGTCTTCGTGCTTGCGGGCCTGGCGTTCAAGGTCAGCGCAGTGCCATTCCACATGTGGACCCCCGACGTTTATGAAGGCGCGCCGACCCCGGTGACAACCTTCTTTGCCAGCGCGCCGAAAGTGGCCGGCATGGCAATGATGACGCGCGTCGTGATCGATGCGATGGGGCCGGCGGGCACTGCCTGGCAGCAGATCGTGATCTTCCTCGCGCTCGCCTCGATCATCCTCGGTGCGGTCGGCGCGATCGGGCAGAAGAATATCAAGCGCCTGCTGGCCTATTCTTCGATCAACAACGTCGGCTTTATGCTCATCGCGCTCGCTGCGGGAACGCAGGCGGGGGTCGAGGCCGTGCTGACCTATATGCTGGTCTACGTCGTCACCACGATCGGTTCTTTCCTCGTCGTGCTCCAGTTGCGCGATGCCGATGGCAACCAGATCGAGAGCATTCCCGCACTTGCCGGCCTGTCGCAATATCGCCCGGGCTTGGCAGCGGCGATGGCGGTGTTCCTGTTCAGTCTCGCCGGCATTCCGCCGCTGTTCGGCTTCTGGCCGAAGTATCTGGCGTTCGAGGCCGCAGTCAACGCGGGCCTTGTTCCGCTGGCGGTCGCGGGCATCGTCGCCTCGGTGATTGGCGCATATTATTACATCATGATCATCAAGACGATGTACTTCGATGATCGCTCGGACGTCGAGATCAGCGGCGGCGGCAATGCCGTCGAAGGGGCGATTGTGACGGTCAGCGCGCTTTGGTTGTCCGTGATCGGCTATCTCTTCATTCCGACGCTGGCCGTGGCTTCAGCCTACGCCGCCGCGGTGCTGTTCTGA
- a CDS encoding type III pantothenate kinase: MLLAIDVGNTNAKFGLFRDTELLARWRIATDDRRTADEYMVWLDQLLRLEGHDRADVGAVIISTVVPRALHNLQLLAHKYFGVDALIAGRAPVGWGIALKVAEPQSVGADRACNAVSAQAIAPDKDKLVISFGTATTLDHIGPDGAYLGGIIAPGVNLSLEALVAAAAKLPRIAIEAPPTASVIGRNTESQMLIGVYWGYVSMMEGLIARMKAEIGKPLSVIATGGLATLFQEQAHLFDRIDPDLTLNGLMHLYHQRATEA; the protein is encoded by the coding sequence ATGCTGCTCGCGATCGACGTCGGCAACACCAACGCCAAATTCGGACTGTTCCGTGACACCGAACTGCTCGCGCGCTGGCGCATAGCGACCGACGATCGCCGGACCGCCGATGAATATATGGTTTGGCTCGACCAGTTGTTGCGTCTTGAAGGGCACGACCGGGCCGACGTCGGTGCAGTGATCATCTCGACCGTCGTGCCGCGCGCGCTCCACAATCTTCAACTCCTCGCGCACAAATATTTCGGCGTCGATGCGCTGATTGCGGGTCGCGCGCCGGTCGGATGGGGCATCGCGCTCAAGGTCGCCGAGCCGCAGTCGGTCGGCGCCGATCGCGCGTGCAACGCGGTATCGGCACAGGCGATCGCGCCCGACAAGGACAAGCTCGTCATCAGTTTCGGTACCGCGACGACGCTCGATCATATCGGCCCCGACGGTGCCTATCTCGGAGGTATCATCGCGCCGGGTGTCAACCTGTCGCTCGAGGCGCTGGTCGCCGCCGCGGCCAAGCTTCCGCGTATCGCGATCGAGGCGCCACCGACAGCGAGCGTGATCGGCCGCAACACCGAAAGCCAGATGCTGATCGGCGTCTATTGGGGTTATGTTTCGATGATGGAGGGACTGATCGCGCGCATGAAGGCCGAGATCGGCAAACCTCTTTCCGTGATCGCCACCGGCGGACTCGCGACGCTGTTCCAGGAACAGGCGCATCTTTTTGATCGGATCGATCCGGATTTGACATTGAACGGACTTATGCACCTTTATCACCAGCGGGCGACCGAAGCATGA